From a region of the Pseudomonadota bacterium genome:
- the tkt gene encoding transketolase translates to MPSRRELANAIRALSMDAVQKAKSGHPGAPMGMADIAEVLWNDFLKHNPVNPEWADRDRFVLSNGHGSMLIYSLLHLSGYDLSIEDLKNFRQLHSKTPGHPEYGYTPGVETTTGPLGQGLTNAVGMAIAEKVLAGTFNRDGHSIVDHYTYTFVGDGCLMEGISHEACSLAGTLGLGKLIAFYDDNGISIDGHVEGWFTDDTAKRFEAYGWHVVRDVDGHDSEAIAKAIREARSVNDKPTLICCKTVIGYGAPNLCGSHDCHGAPLGDDEIKATRENLGWNHEPFVIPQEIQAAWSKRAKGAELEAAWSGKFAAYRKAHPELAAEFERRVIKGELPKDFATQAAAYVAACAEKGETVASRKASQNAINAYGPLLPELLGGSADLAGSNLTLWKGSKALSSTVSDGNYINYGVREFGMSAIMNGIALHGGFVPYGGTFLMFMEYARNAVRMAALMKIQSIFVYTHDSIGLGEDGPTHQPVEQIASLRLIPNMSVWRPCDTVESAVAWQCAVERRDGPTSLIFSRQNLPHQPRSAAQIDAIKRGGYVLAEADGGKPDAVIIATGSEVGLAMEVRQLLAAKGKRVRVVSMPSTDAFDAQDAAYRDSVLPKGIRCVAIEAGVTAGWYKYVGGDGRVIGVDRFGESAPAGQLFDYFGFTPVKVAEIVQEIL, encoded by the coding sequence ATGCCCTCCCGCCGTGAACTTGCCAACGCCATTCGCGCCCTCAGCATGGATGCCGTCCAGAAGGCCAAATCGGGCCATCCGGGCGCCCCCATGGGCATGGCCGATATCGCCGAAGTGCTGTGGAACGACTTCCTCAAGCACAATCCGGTCAACCCCGAATGGGCCGATCGCGACCGTTTCGTGCTCTCCAACGGCCACGGCTCGATGCTGATCTACTCGTTGTTGCACCTGAGCGGCTACGACTTGAGCATCGAGGACCTGAAAAACTTCCGTCAGCTGCACTCCAAGACGCCGGGTCACCCGGAGTACGGCTATACGCCGGGTGTGGAGACCACGACCGGCCCCCTCGGGCAGGGCCTCACCAACGCAGTTGGCATGGCGATCGCTGAAAAGGTGTTGGCGGGCACGTTCAACCGTGATGGACACTCTATCGTCGATCACTACACCTATACCTTTGTCGGCGACGGCTGCCTGATGGAGGGTATTTCGCACGAGGCCTGCTCACTCGCGGGCACGCTGGGTCTCGGCAAGCTGATCGCGTTCTACGACGACAACGGGATCTCGATCGACGGTCATGTCGAGGGTTGGTTCACCGACGACACGGCGAAGCGCTTCGAGGCCTACGGCTGGCATGTGGTGCGCGACGTCGACGGGCATGACTCCGAGGCAATCGCCAAGGCGATCCGCGAGGCCCGTTCGGTCAACGACAAACCCACACTGATCTGCTGCAAGACTGTGATCGGCTACGGTGCGCCCAATCTGTGCGGCAGCCATGACTGTCACGGCGCGCCGCTGGGCGATGACGAAATCAAGGCCACACGCGAGAACCTGGGCTGGAATCACGAACCGTTTGTCATCCCGCAGGAGATCCAGGCCGCCTGGAGCAAGCGCGCCAAGGGCGCCGAGTTGGAAGCGGCGTGGTCCGGGAAATTCGCCGCCTACCGCAAGGCCCATCCGGAGCTGGCCGCCGAGTTCGAGCGTCGTGTGATCAAAGGCGAGCTGCCCAAGGATTTCGCCACCCAGGCGGCCGCGTACGTCGCGGCCTGTGCCGAGAAGGGCGAGACGGTCGCTTCGCGCAAGGCGAGCCAGAATGCTATCAATGCCTACGGGCCGCTGCTTCCCGAGCTGCTCGGCGGCTCGGCCGATCTGGCGGGCTCGAACCTGACTTTGTGGAAGGGCTCGAAAGCGCTCTCCAGTACCGTATCGGACGGCAACTACATCAACTACGGCGTGCGCGAGTTCGGCATGTCGGCGATCATGAACGGCATCGCGCTGCACGGCGGTTTCGTGCCTTACGGCGGCACGTTTCTGATGTTCATGGAGTATGCGCGCAACGCCGTGCGCATGGCCGCCCTGATGAAGATCCAGTCGATCTTTGTCTACACCCACGACTCCATCGGGCTCGGCGAGGATGGCCCTACGCATCAACCGGTCGAGCAGATCGCCTCGCTGCGTCTGATTCCCAACATGTCGGTGTGGCGACCCTGCGATACCGTCGAGTCCGCGGTCGCCTGGCAGTGCGCGGTCGAGCGCCGTGACGGGCCGACCAGCCTGATCTTCTCGCGCCAGAATCTGCCGCATCAGCCGCGCAGCGCGGCGCAGATCGATGCCATCAAGCGCGGTGGTTACGTGCTGGCGGAGGCTGATGGGGGTAAACCTGACGCCGTGATTATCGCCACCGGCTCCGAGGTCGGTCTCGCCATGGAGGTGCGCCAGCTGCTGGCCGCCAAGGGTAAGCGGGTGCGCGTGGTGTCGATGCCCTCCACCGATGCCTTCGACGCCCAGGACGCTGCCTACCGCGATTCGGTGCTGCCCAAGGGCATCCGGTGTGTCGCGATTGAGGCGGGTGTCACCGCGGGATGGTACAAGTACGTGGGGGGCGACGGTCGGGTGATTGGCGTCGATCGCTTCGGTGAATCGGCGCCCGCGGGTCAGCTTTTCGACTATTTCGGCTTCACGCCGGTAAAGGTTGCCGAGATTGTGCAAGAAATTCTGTAA